Below is a window of Corynebacterium kalinowskii DNA.
CCGGCTTGGCCGTACTGCTGGCCTGCTGCAGTCTTGGTCTTGGTCAGGGAACTAAAAACAGGATTGCTGCTTCGCACTTGGTCCCATTCCTTTCACATTTTGTCTTTTGGTTGTGCTTCCTTTTCCGGGAGCACTCGCTATGTTCAACGCAAGCAAGCGCAGGAAAGTTCCCGTTGTTTCAAAGAACTTCTAAAAGAATTTGTCTTTCATCACGCGACGAGCGTAACGAACCAAGGGCCGCGCTTCAAAGGTACTAACCTAAAAGGCAGGCCAGAAAATTATCCTGGCCTGCTTGTTCTTGTGTGCCCCCAGTCGGACTCGAACCGACACTTTGCAGATTTTAAGTCTGCTGCCTCTGCCAATTGGGCTATAGGGGCTGATGCCCGAACGCGGCATCTCTTGAAAGATTAATCCACGGTTCGGGCGGGGAGAAAATTAGGGTGCCACTAAGCCAGCGACGATGCCATCGAGAATGTCTTTTTCCGAAATGATCAGGGACCGGACTTCGGTGCGCTCGGCAATCATGTCGATGATCCCGTCAACGACCACGGAACCACCGGCGATTACATCAGCGCGCCCTGGATGCATCACTGGGTGCGAGGCGCGCTCGGCGGAAGTCTCAGCGATCAGCGCGCCTGTGAGTACCTTCGATGCCTCAAATCGCAGCTCCGAGCCGTGAATGTGCTTCGGATCATACGACTCCAGTCCCTGCGCGATAGCAGAGATCGTGGTGAACGTGCCGGCGACGCCAACGAACGTATCCGCCAGTTCGATAGGTACCGCGGATTGGACGTCGACAAGGCGCGCGGCGACGTACTCACGCGCCTGCTGCACCTGCTCTGGGGTGGCAGGATCGGAGGTCATGATGCGCTCCGTGAGGCGGACGCAGCCCATCTGTGCGGAGTAGGCGCCCAGAATAGTGCCATCTCGCTTGCCGACGACAAATTCCGTCGAACCGCCTCCCAGATCGATCACGCACACGGTTTCGCAACGCTCGGGTAGATCCGTGACTGCACCTTGGAAAGAAAGGCGAGCTTCCTCTTCACCCGAGATCTCTTCCGCTTTGGTATTGGGGATCACTTGCCCAAGTAGCTCGGCGGTCATATCGATGAAGTCTTGGCGGTTTTCAGCATCACGCGTGGCAGAGGTAGCCACCATGCGCAGCGCCACGACTCCCTCGCGCTTCATGATCTCCACGAACTCCGTCAGCGCCACCCGCGCACGCACGATGGCATCATCAGAAATCCGCCCCGTTGCATCGACGCCCTGGCCAAGGCGCACGATCTTCATGCCACGGTAGACGTCGGTGAACTCCTTGCCGTCGAAGTCCGAAACCAGCAGGCGAAGCGAGTTTGTTCCGCAGTCCACTGCGGCTACGCGCGCCACTACTTGACCTCAGCGTGCGTGAAGTCGAAATCGGCGAGGTCGATTCCTAATTCTTGGCAGGTTGGCCAATCCTCCGGAATAGCAGTCCCGCGCAGGTTCGCATGTTCGGCGGCCATTGCCACTGCCTCAGTGCCAAACCGCACCCGCTCCGGCCCCTCGGCCAGGGCGTAGGCAATCAGCACGTG
It encodes the following:
- a CDS encoding Ppx/GppA phosphatase family protein, whose amino-acid sequence is MARVAAVDCGTNSLRLLVSDFDGKEFTDVYRGMKIVRLGQGVDATGRISDDAIVRARVALTEFVEIMKREGVVALRMVATSATRDAENRQDFIDMTAELLGQVIPNTKAEEISGEEEARLSFQGAVTDLPERCETVCVIDLGGGSTEFVVGKRDGTILGAYSAQMGCVRLTERIMTSDPATPEQVQQAREYVAARLVDVQSAVPIELADTFVGVAGTFTTISAIAQGLESYDPKHIHGSELRFEASKVLTGALIAETSAERASHPVMHPGRADVIAGGSVVVDGIIDMIAERTEVRSLIISEKDILDGIVAGLVAP